A single Pan troglodytes isolate AG18354 chromosome 19, NHGRI_mPanTro3-v2.0_pri, whole genome shotgun sequence DNA region contains:
- the LHX1 gene encoding LIM/homeobox protein Lhx1, translated as MVHCAGCKRPILDRFLLNVLDRAWHVKCVQCCECKCNLTEKCFSREGKLYCKNDFFRCFGTKCAGCAQGISPSDLVRRARSKVFHLNCFTCMMCNKQLSTGEELYIIDENKFVCKEDYLSNSSVAKENSLHSATTGSDPSLSPDSQDPSQDDAKDSESANVSDKEGGSNENDDQNLGAKRRGPRTTIKAKQLETLKAAFAATPKPTRHIREQLAQETGLNMRVIQVWFQNRRSKERRMKQLSALGARRHAFFRSPRRMRPLVDRLEPGELIPNGPFSFYGDYQSEYYGPGGNYDFFPQGPPSSQAQTPVDLPFVPSSGPSGTPLGGLEHPLPGHHPSSEAQRFTDILAHPPGDSPSPEPSLPGPLHSMSAEVFGPSPPFSSLSVNGGASYGNHLSHPPEMNEAAVW; from the exons ATGGTTCACTGTGCCGGCTGCAAAAGGCCCATCCTGGACCGCTTTCTCTTGAACGTGCTGGACAGGGCCTGGCACGTCAAGTGCGTCCAGTGCTGTGAATGTAAATGCAACCTGACCGAGAAGTGCTTCTCCAGGGAAGGCAAACTGTACTGCAAGAACGACTTCTTCCG GTGTTTCGGTACCAAATGCGCAGGCTGCGCGCAGGGCATCTCCCCTAGCGACCTGGTGCGGAGAGCGCGGAGCAAAGTGTTTCACCTGAACTGCTTCACCTGCATGATGTGTAACAAGCAGCTCTCCACTGGCGAGGAACTCTACATCATCGACGAGAATAAGTTCGTCTGCAAAGAGGATTACCTAAGTAACAGCAGTGTTGCCAAAGAGAACAGCCTTCACTCGG CCACCACGGGCAGTGACCCCAGTTTGTCTCCGGATTCCCAAGACCCGTCGCAGGACGACGCCAAGGACTCGGAGAGCGCCAACGTGTCGGACAAGGAAGGGGGTAGCAACGAGAATGACGACCAGAACCTGGGCGCCAAGCGGCGGGGACCGCGCACCACCATCAAAGCCAAGCAGCTGGAGACGCTGAAGGCCGCCTTCGCTGCTACACCCAAGCCCACCCGCCACATCCGCGAGCAGCTGGCGCAGGAGACCGGCCTCAACATGCGCGTCATTCAG GTCTGGTTCCAGAACCGGCGCTCCAAGGAGCGGAGGATGAAGCAGCTGAGCGCCCTGGGCGCCCGGCGCCACGCCTTCTTCCGCAGTCCGCGCCGGATGCGGCCGCTGGTGGACCGCCTGGAGCCGGGCGAGCTCATCCCCAACGGTCCCTTCTCCTTCTACGGAG ATTACCAGAGCGAGTACTACGGGCCCGGGGGCAACTACGACTTCTTCCCGCAAGGCCCCCCGTCCTCGCAGGCCCAGACACCAGTGGACCTACCCTTCGTGCCGTCATCTGGGCCGTCCGGGACGCCCCTGGGTGGCCTGGAGCACCCGCTGCCGGGCCACCACCCGTCGAGCGAGGCGCAGCGGTTTACCGACATCCTGGCGCACCCACCCGGGGACTCGCCCAGCCCCGAGCCCAGCCTGCCCGGGCCTCTGCACTCCATGTCGGCCGAGGTCTTCGGACCCAGCCCGCCCTTCTCGTCGCTGTCGGTCAACGGTGGGGCGAGCTACGGAAACCACCTGTCCCACCCCCCCGAAATGAACGAGGCGGCCGTGTGGTAG